In a genomic window of Thermus thermamylovorans:
- a CDS encoding ABC transporter substrate-binding protein → MRVASLVPSGTLLLRALGVEPVGVSHACPNPSGVPVLTESLIPKGLSQEEIDRRVREAYAQGLSLYRVRGEVLRALDPDLLVAQGVCEVCAATPREVGEALGFLPRVPKVLELRGTRLLDLFTDLKALGEATGREGAAETLARTLRARLEGLPSPPPRPPKVAFLEWLDPPFLGGHWVPEMVERAGGRYLGPGPGEASLRTTPEGLPEAEVVFLAFCGYGLEEAREAVAAHLARGGWLGAYLRGRRAYLLDAGPFQALTHRVVEGVEILARLLRGEAAQGALPLA, encoded by the coding sequence ATGCGGGTGGCGAGCCTGGTCCCCTCCGGCACCCTCCTCCTGCGGGCCCTGGGGGTGGAGCCCGTGGGGGTGAGCCACGCCTGCCCCAACCCTTCAGGGGTTCCCGTCCTCACGGAGAGCCTGATCCCCAAGGGGCTTTCCCAGGAGGAGATCGACCGCAGGGTACGGGAGGCCTACGCCCAGGGGCTTTCCCTCTACCGGGTGCGGGGAGAGGTCCTAAGGGCCCTGGACCCCGACCTCCTGGTGGCCCAGGGGGTGTGCGAGGTCTGCGCCGCCACCCCGCGGGAGGTGGGGGAGGCCCTGGGCTTCCTCCCCCGGGTCCCCAAGGTGTTGGAGCTACGGGGCACCCGCCTCCTGGACCTCTTCACAGACCTGAAGGCCCTGGGCGAGGCCACGGGCCGGGAAGGGGCGGCGGAGACCCTGGCCCGAACCCTTCGGGCCCGCCTCGAGGGCCTCCCTTCCCCACCCCCGAGGCCCCCCAAGGTGGCCTTCCTGGAGTGGCTGGACCCCCCTTTCCTGGGGGGGCACTGGGTGCCGGAGATGGTGGAGCGGGCAGGGGGCAGGTACCTGGGGCCAGGGCCCGGGGAGGCCAGCCTGCGGACGACCCCAGAGGGGCTTCCGGAGGCGGAGGTGGTCTTCCTGGCCTTCTGCGGCTACGGCCTGGAGGAAGCCCGGGAGGCGGTGGCGGCGCACCTGGCCCGGGGCGGGTGGCTGGGGGCCTACCTGCGGGGGCGCCGGGCCTACCTCCTGGACGCCGGGCCCTTCCAGGCCCTCACCCACCGGGTGGTGGAGGGGGTGGAGATCCTGGCCCGGCTCCTAAGGGGGGAGGCTGCCCAAGGCGCCCTTCCCCTGGCCTGA
- the mog gene encoding molybdopterin adenylyltransferase has protein sequence MRTKVGVVTVSDRASQGVYPDRSGPEAMAFVGERWPEAEILYRLVPDEKEAIQEAVLALLGEGCRLLLLTGGTGPAPRDRTPEAVLPLLDKVFPGFGEAMRLASLRETPTAILSRSLAGSRGEALVLLLPGNPRAVRTCLEAVWEAVPTALRLLGG, from the coding sequence ATGAGGACCAAGGTGGGAGTGGTCACCGTCTCCGACCGGGCGAGCCAGGGGGTCTACCCCGACCGCTCCGGGCCCGAGGCCATGGCCTTCGTGGGGGAGCGCTGGCCCGAGGCTGAGATCCTCTACCGCCTGGTCCCCGACGAGAAGGAGGCCATCCAGGAGGCGGTCCTGGCCCTTCTGGGGGAGGGGTGCCGCCTCCTCCTCCTCACCGGAGGCACCGGCCCCGCCCCCCGGGACCGGACCCCGGAGGCGGTTCTGCCCCTTTTGGACAAGGTCTTCCCCGGCTTTGGCGAGGCCATGCGCCTGGCCTCCCTGCGGGAAACCCCCACGGCCATCCTCTCCCGGTCCCTGGCGGGAAGCCGGGGGGAGGCTTTGGTCCTCCTCCTCCCCGGAAACCCCCGGGCGGTCCGTACCTGCCTCGAGGCGGTGTGGGAGGCGGTGCCCACGGCCTTGCGGCTCCTTGGGGGATAA
- a CDS encoding CobW family GTP-binding protein, with translation MDGRVPITLITGFLGAGKTTLVNRLLRQQEGLFVLVNEFGEVPLDQRLVEGRAEALAEGCLCCGLEGELLAALAALHRRGGFRHLLLETSGLAHPAPILRVLLSPGVREAYRLAGVVALVDPLHLDLYLAFPEAKAQIRYADLLLLTKADRAEPEALERAEEAVRALNPLAPLRRLAKGEGVDPEEVLFPRREGGFRLLDFPPEHAHREGLVAVGLEGEGALPYEAFREFMEDLVLGRGPFREGRLVRAKGEVNLEGSRHPLRFHGVYGLFDFEKGPPWPEGPRVNRLVFIGENLRKEAIRERFFRILRP, from the coding sequence GTGGACGGGCGGGTTCCCATCACCCTCATCACCGGCTTCCTGGGGGCGGGTAAGACCACCTTGGTGAACCGCCTCCTAAGGCAGCAGGAGGGGCTTTTCGTCCTGGTGAACGAGTTCGGGGAGGTCCCCCTGGACCAGCGCCTGGTGGAGGGGCGGGCAGAGGCCCTGGCGGAGGGGTGCCTCTGTTGCGGGCTGGAGGGGGAGCTTTTGGCGGCCCTGGCCGCCCTCCACCGCCGGGGGGGCTTCCGCCACCTCCTCCTGGAAACCTCGGGCCTGGCCCACCCGGCCCCCATCCTCAGGGTCCTCCTCTCCCCTGGGGTGCGGGAGGCCTACCGCCTGGCGGGGGTGGTGGCCCTGGTGGACCCCCTGCACCTGGACCTGTACCTGGCCTTCCCCGAGGCCAAGGCCCAGATCCGCTACGCCGACCTCCTCCTCCTCACCAAAGCCGACCGGGCGGAGCCCGAGGCCCTGGAGAGGGCGGAGGAGGCGGTGCGGGCCCTGAACCCCCTGGCTCCCCTCCGGCGGCTGGCCAAGGGGGAAGGGGTGGACCCCGAGGAGGTCCTCTTCCCGCGGCGGGAGGGTGGGTTTCGCCTCCTGGACTTCCCTCCGGAACACGCCCACCGGGAGGGCCTGGTGGCGGTGGGCTTGGAGGGGGAAGGGGCCCTGCCCTACGAGGCCTTCCGGGAGTTCATGGAGGACCTGGTCCTGGGCCGGGGTCCCTTCCGGGAGGGGCGGCTGGTGCGGGCCAAGGGGGAGGTGAACCTGGAGGGCTCCCGCCACCCCCTGCGCTTCCACGGCGTCTACGGCCTCTTCGACTTTGAAAAGGGACCTCCCTGGCCCGAAGGCCCCCGGGTGAACCGCCTGGTCTTCATCGGGGAGAACCTCCGGAAGGAAGCCATCCGGGAGCGGTTCTTTCGCATCCTCCGGCCATGA
- a CDS encoding CobW family GTP-binding protein, with the protein MARPIPVTVLVGFLGAGKTTLINHLLRTGLAGKRVAVVVNDLAEVNVDARLVVGRTERLVELANGCICCTLREDLLSELERLAEEPLDYILVESTGIGEPLPIAQTFYMGSLPEKVRLDAIVSVVDAARFFKLWEEVGEVEDAEGNPVEEPLAPLLAEQVEFANILVLNKVDLVGEEELARLEGFLRALNPGARILRAVRGAVDPGQILGTGLYDYEEGVRHPDWEREWQAPTKETEEYGFQSFVYRQGRPFRFAKFWSFLESFPAYVLRAKGFVRFADHPPALLSQAGESVVLEALEEAPAKEAPLYLDLGGEEEGTEIVFIGQGILRRRAEIESALALCLE; encoded by the coding sequence TGGCAAGACCCATACCGGTTACCGTTCTGGTGGGCTTTTTGGGCGCGGGCAAGACCACCCTCATCAACCACCTCCTGCGCACTGGCCTTGCGGGCAAGCGGGTGGCGGTGGTGGTGAACGACCTGGCGGAGGTGAACGTGGACGCCAGGCTGGTGGTGGGGCGCACGGAGCGGTTGGTGGAGCTCGCCAACGGCTGCATCTGCTGCACCCTGCGGGAGGATCTCCTCAGCGAGCTGGAGCGCTTGGCCGAGGAGCCCTTGGACTACATCCTGGTGGAGTCCACGGGCATCGGGGAGCCCCTTCCCATCGCCCAGACCTTCTATATGGGAAGCTTGCCCGAGAAGGTGCGGCTGGACGCCATCGTGAGCGTGGTGGACGCTGCCCGCTTCTTTAAGCTTTGGGAGGAGGTGGGGGAGGTGGAGGACGCGGAGGGCAACCCGGTGGAGGAACCCCTGGCCCCCCTTCTGGCGGAGCAGGTGGAGTTCGCCAACATCCTGGTGCTCAACAAGGTGGATCTGGTGGGGGAGGAGGAGCTTGCCCGGCTGGAGGGCTTCCTGCGGGCCCTCAACCCTGGGGCCAGGATCCTCCGGGCGGTGCGGGGGGCGGTGGACCCGGGCCAGATCCTGGGCACCGGGCTCTACGACTACGAGGAAGGGGTGCGCCACCCCGACTGGGAGCGGGAGTGGCAGGCCCCCACCAAGGAAACCGAGGAGTACGGCTTCCAGAGCTTTGTCTACCGGCAGGGGCGCCCCTTCCGCTTCGCCAAGTTCTGGAGCTTCCTGGAGTCCTTCCCGGCCTATGTGCTCCGCGCCAAGGGGTTCGTGCGCTTCGCCGACCATCCCCCGGCCCTCCTCTCCCAAGCGGGGGAGAGCGTGGTCCTCGAGGCCTTGGAGGAGGCCCCGGCGAAGGAGGCCCCCCTCTACCTGGACCTGGGCGGGGAGGAGGAGGGCACCGAGATCGTCTTCATCGGCCAGGGCATCCTGCGGCGCCGGGCCGAGATCGAAAGCGCCTTGGCCCTCTGCCTGGAGTAG